The Mycolicibacterium hassiacum DSM 44199 genome includes a window with the following:
- a CDS encoding glutathione S-transferase family protein yields MAAYVASGGDFNRDTDYITTRITADGRDGYPVEPGRYRLIVARACPWANRAIIVRRLLGLEDAISIGFCGPTHDADSWTFDLDPGGVDPVLKISRLKDAYLKRFPDYPKGITVPASVDVRTGEVVTNDFAQITLDFSTEWTAYHRDGAPDLYPEPLRDEIDEVSRRVYTEVNNGVYRCGFAGSQQAYERAYDRLFAALDWLSERLRNQRYLVGDTITEADVRLFTTLVRFDAVYHGHFKCNRHKLTELPVLWAYARDLFQTPGFGDTVDFVQIKQHYYIVHRDINPTGIVPKGPELSGWLTPHGRESLGGRPFGDGTPPPPPRESERVPAGHGAG; encoded by the coding sequence ATGGCTGCTTACGTCGCCTCCGGCGGCGACTTCAACCGCGACACCGACTACATCACCACCCGGATCACCGCCGACGGGCGCGACGGCTATCCGGTCGAGCCCGGGCGCTACCGGCTGATCGTCGCGCGGGCCTGCCCGTGGGCCAACCGGGCGATCATCGTGCGCCGGCTGCTCGGGCTCGAGGACGCGATCTCCATCGGGTTCTGCGGCCCGACCCATGACGCCGACAGCTGGACCTTCGACCTCGACCCGGGCGGCGTCGACCCGGTGCTGAAGATTTCGCGGCTCAAAGACGCCTACCTGAAACGCTTTCCGGACTACCCCAAGGGCATCACGGTGCCCGCGAGCGTCGACGTTCGGACCGGCGAAGTCGTCACCAACGACTTCGCCCAGATCACCCTGGATTTCAGCACCGAGTGGACGGCGTATCACCGCGACGGCGCCCCGGACCTTTACCCTGAACCGCTGCGGGACGAGATCGACGAGGTCAGTCGCCGGGTCTACACCGAGGTCAACAACGGCGTGTACCGGTGCGGGTTCGCCGGTTCGCAGCAGGCCTACGAACGCGCCTACGACCGGTTGTTCGCGGCGCTGGACTGGCTGTCCGAGCGGCTGCGGAACCAGCGATATCTGGTGGGCGACACCATCACCGAGGCCGACGTGCGGTTGTTCACCACGCTGGTGCGGTTCGACGCGGTCTATCACGGGCACTTCAAGTGCAATCGGCACAAGCTCACCGAGCTGCCGGTGCTGTGGGCCTACGCCCGCGACCTGTTCCAGACCCCCGGGTTCGGTGACACGGTCGACTTCGTCCAGATCAAGCAGCACTACTACATCGTCCATCGCGACATCAACCCGACCGGTATCGTGCCGAAGGGGCCGGAGCTGTCCGGCTGGCTCACCCCGCATGGCCGGGAGTCATTGGGCGGCAGACCATTCGGTGACGGCACCCCGCCCCCGCCGCCGCGCGAGTCGGAACGGGTACCGGCCGGCCACGGCGCGGGGTAG
- a CDS encoding DUF2537 domain-containing protein, producing the protein MTDDSTPWAMGLTVAAFVAAVVAGIVVVLSLGLIRVHPLLAIGLNLVAVGGLAPTVWEWRRRRVWRWFVLGAGVGVALAWLAVAGVLLSR; encoded by the coding sequence GTGACCGACGATTCGACCCCCTGGGCGATGGGACTGACGGTCGCGGCGTTCGTGGCCGCGGTCGTCGCCGGGATCGTCGTCGTGTTGAGCCTGGGCCTGATCCGGGTGCACCCGCTGCTCGCGATCGGGCTGAACCTGGTCGCGGTCGGCGGGTTGGCGCCGACGGTGTGGGAATGGCGGCGGCGCCGGGTGTGGCGCTGGTTCGTGCTCGGCGCCGGGGTCGGGGTGGCGCTCGCCTGGCTGGCGGTGGCGGGGGTTCTGCTCAGTCGCTGA
- a CDS encoding TrmH family RNA methyltransferase — protein MSPNVFQQNRVDSTVTVIDVADPADPRLDDFRDLNSVDRRPDLPSGKGLVIAEGVLVIQRMLASRFTPRAFLGTDRRLRELAGDLDGVAAPYYRVTAEVMAQVVGFHLNRGVLASASRPPELTLEQVLDGARTVAVLEGVNDHENLGSIFRNAAGLSVDAVVFGSGCADPLYRRSVRVSMGHVLRVPFARATHWPADLKILRDKGFQLLAMTPAASARTLADAMAAVGDQPVAILVGAEGPGLTERVMRICDMRVRIPMSRNTDSLNVATAAALAFYERTRLTGGGPQTSGSA, from the coding sequence GTGAGTCCCAACGTCTTTCAACAGAACCGCGTCGACAGCACCGTCACCGTCATCGACGTCGCCGATCCCGCCGACCCGCGGCTGGACGACTTCCGCGACCTCAACAGCGTCGACCGCCGGCCCGACCTGCCGTCGGGCAAGGGCCTGGTGATCGCCGAGGGGGTGCTGGTGATCCAGCGCATGCTGGCGTCGCGGTTCACCCCCCGGGCGTTCCTGGGCACCGACCGCCGGTTACGGGAACTGGCCGGCGATCTCGACGGGGTCGCCGCACCGTACTACCGGGTGACCGCCGAGGTGATGGCGCAGGTGGTCGGCTTTCATCTCAACCGCGGGGTGCTCGCCTCGGCGTCGCGACCGCCCGAGCTGACCCTCGAGCAGGTGCTCGACGGCGCGCGCACCGTGGCGGTGCTCGAGGGAGTCAACGACCACGAGAACCTCGGGTCGATTTTCCGCAACGCCGCGGGCCTGAGCGTGGACGCGGTCGTCTTCGGCAGTGGTTGCGCCGATCCGCTGTACCGCCGGTCGGTGCGGGTGTCGATGGGCCATGTTCTGCGGGTGCCGTTCGCCCGCGCGACGCACTGGCCGGCCGATCTGAAGATACTGCGCGACAAAGGGTTCCAGCTGCTGGCGATGACGCCGGCGGCGTCGGCGCGCACGCTGGCCGACGCGATGGCCGCCGTCGGCGATCAACCGGTGGCGATCCTCGTCGGCGCGGAGGGGCCGGGCCTGACCGAACGGGTGATGCGGATCTGCGACATGCGGGTGCGGATCCCCATGTCGCGCAACACCGATTCGCTCAACGTCGCGACCGCCGCGGCGTTGGCGTTCTACGAGCGGACTAGGTTGACGGGCGGCGGACCGCAGACATCCGGGAGCGCATGA
- a CDS encoding SRPBCC family protein: protein MAAPLLQAEIEIAAPVSKVWELVSDLNRMPQWSPQCRKMKPLGGPVRAGTKTINLNRRKFLFWPTTSLITEFIPEKKLAFRVNENGTVWSFELEPTETGTRLIESRHAENGVKPISNTIVNTLFGGVPSFEQELVDGMNQTLQRIKAAAESGA from the coding sequence GTGGCAGCACCGCTGTTGCAGGCAGAGATCGAGATCGCCGCGCCCGTCAGCAAGGTGTGGGAGCTGGTGTCCGACCTGAACCGGATGCCGCAGTGGAGCCCGCAGTGCCGCAAGATGAAGCCGTTGGGCGGGCCGGTGCGGGCCGGGACCAAGACCATCAACCTCAACCGGCGCAAGTTCCTGTTCTGGCCGACCACCAGCCTGATCACCGAGTTCATCCCGGAGAAGAAGCTCGCCTTCCGGGTCAACGAGAACGGCACGGTGTGGAGCTTCGAACTCGAGCCCACCGAGACCGGCACCCGGCTGATCGAATCGCGGCACGCCGAGAACGGCGTCAAGCCGATCTCGAACACCATCGTCAACACGCTCTTCGGCGGGGTGCCGAGCTTCGAGCAGGAGCTCGTCGACGGGATGAACCAGACCCTGCAGCGGATCAAGGCCGCCGCCGAGTCCGGCGCCTAG
- a CDS encoding Rv0880 family HTH-type transcriptional regulator has protein sequence MKDADARLASDLSLAVIRLARQLRFRRPDSPVSLSQLSALATLEKEGAMTPGMLAERERVRPPSMTRVIASLCELGFVERTAHPDDGRQVLVSVSPAGKLLIEAERRASQQWLQTRLEKLEPEQRTTLMQAADLMAAMVEETV, from the coding sequence GTGAAAGACGCCGACGCCCGACTGGCGAGCGATCTTTCGCTCGCTGTCATCCGTCTGGCTCGCCAATTACGGTTCCGACGTCCGGATTCGCCGGTCTCGCTGTCTCAGTTGTCGGCCCTCGCCACCCTCGAGAAGGAGGGCGCGATGACCCCGGGAATGTTAGCCGAGCGGGAGCGGGTGCGGCCGCCGTCGATGACCCGGGTGATCGCGTCGCTGTGCGAACTGGGGTTCGTCGAGCGCACCGCCCATCCCGACGACGGTCGGCAGGTGCTGGTGTCGGTTTCGCCCGCCGGTAAGCTGCTCATCGAGGCCGAGCGCCGTGCCAGCCAGCAGTGGCTGCAGACCCGGCTGGAGAAACTCGAACCCGAACAACGCACCACGCTGATGCAGGCAGCCGACCTGATGGCGGCGATGGTCGAAGAAACCGTGTGA
- the sepH gene encoding septation protein SepH: MRELKVVGLDVDGKRIICEAAGTGEKFILLPDERLRAAMRGERTTVPTLKTGGEGSSALTPREIQARIRAGATVEQVAAASGMDVERVQRFAHPVLLERSRAAELAAAAHPVLSDGPSVLTLQETVASALIARGLDPESTTWDAWRNEDGRWTVQLAWKAGMSDNVAHFRFTPGSNGGVVTAFDDAASELINPDFNRPLRPVAPVAPIAPDPQPTLPVAVDEQPARHEEDKAPAEPDPAPTAQKSRSRKRKPSVPAWEDVLLGVRSGGQR, translated from the coding sequence ATGCGGGAACTCAAAGTCGTTGGACTCGATGTCGACGGCAAACGCATCATCTGCGAGGCCGCCGGCACCGGCGAGAAGTTCATCCTGCTGCCCGACGAACGGCTGCGCGCCGCGATGCGCGGTGAACGCACCACCGTGCCCACCCTCAAGACCGGCGGCGAGGGTTCGAGCGCGCTGACCCCTCGGGAGATCCAGGCCCGCATCCGCGCCGGCGCGACGGTCGAACAGGTCGCGGCGGCATCCGGAATGGACGTCGAGCGGGTGCAGCGGTTCGCCCACCCGGTGCTACTGGAGCGGTCCCGAGCCGCGGAGCTGGCGGCCGCCGCGCATCCGGTGCTGTCCGACGGCCCGTCGGTGCTGACCCTGCAGGAGACCGTCGCCAGCGCGCTCATCGCCCGCGGTCTCGACCCCGAGTCCACCACCTGGGACGCCTGGCGCAACGAAGACGGGCGGTGGACCGTGCAGCTGGCGTGGAAGGCCGGCATGTCCGACAACGTCGCCCACTTCCGGTTCACCCCGGGGTCCAACGGCGGCGTGGTGACCGCGTTCGACGACGCGGCCAGTGAGCTCATCAACCCCGACTTCAACCGTCCGCTGCGGCCGGTGGCGCCGGTCGCCCCGATCGCGCCCGACCCGCAGCCGACCCTGCCGGTCGCCGTCGACGAGCAGCCGGCGCGCCACGAGGAGGACAAGGCGCCGGCGGAACCCGACCCGGCGCCGACCGCCCAGAAGTCGCGCTCCCGCAAGCGCAAGCCGTCGGTCCCGGCCTGGGAGGACGTGCTGCTCGGGGTGCGCTCCGGCGGTCAGCGCTGA
- a CDS encoding MFS transporter — protein MARRRDPRYYPPQPPADAEHPGMANYPSEPGYRRPRRSNPMPSANRWLPPLDEPARPYRSEPPPPPRSTGARAGQKVTVTRAAAQRSREMGSKMYGLVHRAATADGADKSGLTALTWPVVANFAVDAAMAVALANTLFFAAASGESKGRVALYLLITIAPFAVIAPVIGPALDRIQHGRRVALATSFALRTLLALILIANYDGASGSFPSWVLYPCALAMMVLSKSFSVLRSAVAPRVLPPSIDLVRVNSRLTTFGLLGGTMIGGAVAAAAEWLLGLFELPGALYVIVAVSIAGAVLSMRIPKWVEVTEGEVPTTLSYHGRTGELRRHHDPRRPEPVRQPLGRNTITALWGNCTVKAMVGFLFLYPAFYAKSHDAGGWEQLKILGLIGAAAAVGNFIGNFTAARLELGHPAQVVVRCTTAVMTVALAGAVTGNLVVVAVATLITSGASAIAKASLDASIQDDLPERSRASAFGRSESLLQLAWVAGGAIGVLIYTELSVGFTAISVLLILGLAQTIVSYRGESLIPGLGGNRPVLAEQEGGRPDAAAVRGE, from the coding sequence ATGGCGCGTCGGCGTGACCCCCGCTACTACCCGCCGCAGCCACCGGCCGACGCCGAGCACCCCGGCATGGCCAACTATCCCAGCGAGCCCGGCTACCGGCGGCCGCGGCGGTCCAACCCGATGCCCAGCGCCAACCGCTGGCTGCCGCCGTTGGACGAACCGGCACGCCCGTACCGATCCGAACCGCCGCCACCGCCGCGCTCGACCGGCGCCCGGGCCGGCCAGAAGGTCACCGTCACGAGAGCTGCCGCCCAGCGCAGCCGGGAGATGGGCTCGAAGATGTACGGCCTGGTGCACCGGGCCGCCACCGCCGACGGCGCGGACAAGTCCGGGCTGACCGCGTTGACCTGGCCGGTGGTCGCCAATTTCGCGGTCGATGCGGCGATGGCTGTCGCCCTGGCCAACACGTTGTTCTTCGCCGCGGCCTCCGGGGAGAGCAAGGGCCGGGTGGCGTTGTACCTGTTGATCACGATCGCGCCGTTCGCGGTGATCGCCCCGGTGATCGGGCCCGCGCTGGACCGCATCCAGCACGGTCGCCGCGTCGCGCTGGCCACCTCGTTCGCGTTGCGCACCCTGTTGGCGCTGATCCTGATCGCCAACTACGACGGCGCCTCCGGAAGCTTCCCGTCCTGGGTGCTCTACCCGTGCGCGCTGGCGATGATGGTGTTGAGCAAGTCGTTCAGCGTGCTGCGCAGCGCGGTGGCGCCGCGGGTGCTTCCGCCGTCGATCGACCTGGTCCGGGTGAACTCTCGGCTGACCACCTTCGGCCTGTTGGGCGGGACCATGATCGGCGGCGCGGTGGCCGCGGCGGCGGAGTGGCTGCTCGGCCTGTTCGAACTGCCGGGTGCGCTCTACGTCATCGTCGCGGTGTCGATCGCCGGCGCCGTGCTGTCGATGCGGATCCCGAAATGGGTCGAGGTGACCGAAGGGGAGGTCCCCACCACCCTGAGTTATCACGGGCGCACCGGTGAGCTGCGCCGCCACCACGACCCGCGCCGGCCCGAGCCGGTGCGACAGCCGCTGGGCCGGAACACCATCACCGCGCTGTGGGGCAACTGCACGGTCAAGGCGATGGTCGGGTTCCTGTTCCTGTATCCGGCGTTCTACGCCAAGTCCCACGATGCGGGCGGCTGGGAACAGCTCAAGATCCTCGGGCTGATCGGTGCGGCGGCGGCGGTCGGCAACTTCATCGGCAACTTCACCGCCGCCCGGCTCGAACTCGGCCACCCCGCGCAGGTGGTGGTGCGCTGCACGACAGCGGTGATGACCGTCGCGCTGGCCGGCGCGGTGACCGGGAACCTGGTGGTGGTCGCGGTCGCCACGCTGATCACCTCGGGGGCGAGCGCGATCGCCAAGGCCTCGCTGGACGCGTCGATCCAGGACGACCTGCCGGAACGGTCCCGCGCATCGGCGTTCGGGCGCTCGGAGTCGCTGCTGCAGCTGGCCTGGGTGGCCGGCGGCGCGATCGGGGTGCTGATCTACACCGAGCTGTCGGTAGGCTTCACCGCGATCAGCGTGCTGCTGATCCTGGGCCTGGCCCAGACGATCGTCAGCTATCGCGGCGAGTCGCTGATACCGGGCCTCGGCGGCAACCGTCCGGTGCTGGCCGAGCAGGAGGGCGGCCGCCCGGATGCTGCAGCGGTGAGGGGCGAATGA
- a CDS encoding cold-shock protein yields the protein MPTGRVKWYDAEKGFGFLSQEDGEDVYVRSSALPAGVDHLKPGQRVEFGIATGRRGPQALSVTIIDPPPSLARARREAAAAARRHSPDELHGMIEDMIVLLESSIQPELRKGRYPDRKTSRRVAEVVRAVARELEH from the coding sequence GTGCCTACCGGGCGGGTTAAGTGGTATGACGCCGAGAAGGGCTTCGGTTTTCTGTCTCAGGAGGACGGTGAGGACGTCTACGTCCGGTCTTCGGCGCTGCCCGCAGGGGTCGACCACCTCAAGCCCGGGCAGCGGGTCGAGTTCGGCATCGCCACCGGTCGCCGTGGACCTCAGGCGTTGAGCGTGACGATCATCGATCCGCCGCCGAGCCTGGCGCGGGCCCGGCGCGAGGCCGCGGCGGCCGCACGCCGGCACTCGCCCGACGAGCTGCACGGGATGATCGAGGACATGATCGTGCTGCTGGAGAGCTCGATCCAGCCCGAGCTGCGCAAGGGCCGCTACCCGGACCGCAAGACCTCGCGGCGCGTGGCCGAGGTGGTCCGCGCTGTCGCGCGCGAACTGGAGCACTAG
- a CDS encoding DUF2771 domain-containing protein, with the protein MKRALAALAVVVLVVSVATGVLIWRLTRDPAPKYPEISAYSHGKTTKVGPYRYCQVLNPTDCEVFGDQGELRVTTRGPVQLSVPPAISKAPWVLLRQYEDGDIVEEFRPGSRLAVTVPTMDPHRGRLTGIAVFLPTLVSVDGTEMPVPHAEWTVRTVWQ; encoded by the coding sequence ATGAAGCGTGCACTGGCCGCGCTGGCGGTGGTGGTGCTGGTCGTCTCGGTGGCGACCGGTGTGCTGATCTGGCGGCTCACCCGCGATCCAGCACCGAAATACCCTGAGATCAGCGCATATTCGCACGGCAAGACCACCAAGGTGGGGCCGTACCGCTACTGCCAGGTGCTCAACCCGACCGACTGCGAGGTCTTCGGCGATCAGGGCGAGCTGCGGGTGACCACCCGCGGGCCGGTGCAGTTGTCGGTACCGCCGGCGATCTCGAAGGCGCCGTGGGTACTGCTGCGCCAGTACGAGGACGGCGACATCGTCGAGGAGTTCCGGCCGGGCAGCCGGCTCGCGGTCACCGTCCCGACCATGGATCCGCACCGCGGCCGGCTCACCGGGATCGCCGTGTTCCTGCCGACGCTGGTCAGCGTCGACGGCACCGAAATGCCGGTCCCGCACGCCGAGTGGACGGTGCGCACCGTCTGGCAGTAG
- the serC gene encoding phosphoserine transaminase: MADLKIPADLKPRDGRFGCGPSKVRPEQIAALAASGDIFGTSHRQAPVKNLVGRVRDGLRRLFSLPDGYEVVLSNGGTTAFWDAAAFGLIDKRSLHLTYGEFSNKFASAVAKNPFVGDPILVKADPGSAPEPVSDPSVDLIAWAHNETSTGVAVPVRRPAGSEGALIAIDATSAAGGLPVDIREADVYYFAPQKNFASDGGLWVAIMSPAALERVEAITASGRWVPEFLSLPVAIDNSRKNQTYNTPAIGTLILFAEQLDWMLGNGGLDWAVARTADSSQRLYRWAEAASFATPFVADPALRSQVVGTIDFVDDVDAATVAKVLRANGIVDTEPYRKLGRNQLRIGMFPAVDPDDVSALTACIDWVVERL; this comes from the coding sequence ATGGCCGACCTGAAGATCCCTGCCGACCTCAAACCGCGCGACGGCCGCTTCGGCTGCGGCCCCTCCAAGGTGCGTCCGGAACAGATCGCCGCCCTGGCCGCGTCCGGCGACATCTTCGGGACCTCGCATCGGCAGGCGCCGGTGAAGAACCTGGTCGGTCGCGTCCGCGACGGCCTGCGCCGGCTGTTCTCGCTGCCCGACGGCTACGAGGTCGTCCTCAGCAACGGCGGCACCACCGCGTTCTGGGACGCGGCAGCGTTCGGCCTCATCGACAAGCGCTCGCTGCACCTGACCTACGGCGAGTTCAGCAACAAGTTCGCCTCCGCGGTGGCCAAGAACCCGTTCGTCGGTGACCCGATCCTGGTCAAGGCCGACCCGGGCAGCGCGCCGGAGCCGGTGTCCGATCCGTCGGTCGACCTGATCGCCTGGGCGCACAACGAGACCTCCACCGGGGTCGCGGTGCCGGTGCGCCGGCCGGCCGGATCCGAGGGCGCGCTGATCGCGATCGACGCCACCTCGGCCGCCGGCGGGTTGCCGGTCGACATCCGCGAGGCCGACGTCTACTACTTCGCGCCGCAGAAGAACTTCGCCAGCGACGGCGGGCTGTGGGTCGCGATCATGTCGCCCGCGGCGCTGGAGCGGGTCGAGGCGATCACGGCGTCGGGCCGGTGGGTTCCGGAGTTCCTGTCGCTGCCGGTCGCGATCGACAACAGCCGCAAGAACCAGACCTACAACACCCCGGCGATCGGCACGCTGATCCTGTTCGCCGAACAGCTGGACTGGATGTTGGGCAACGGCGGACTGGACTGGGCGGTCGCCCGCACCGCCGACTCGTCGCAGCGGCTCTACCGCTGGGCCGAGGCCGCGTCGTTCGCCACCCCGTTCGTCGCCGACCCGGCGCTGCGGTCGCAGGTGGTGGGCACCATCGACTTCGTCGACGACGTCGACGCCGCCACGGTCGCCAAGGTATTGCGGGCAAACGGCATCGTCGACACCGAGCCGTACCGCAAGCTCGGCCGCAACCAGCTGCGCATCGGGATGTTCCCGGCCGTGGACCCCGACGACGTCAGCGCCCTCACCGCCTGCATCGACTGGGTCGTCGAACGCCTGTGA
- a CDS encoding AurF N-oxygenase family protein, translating into MARTRMMRRWQRNMEVTDDVEYVSTLATLSEGSVRRNFNPYTDIDWDAPEFAVVENDERWILPATDPLGRHPWYQAQPKEKQIAIGMWRQANVAKVGLQFELILIRGLTNYAFWVPNGSPEYRYCLHESVEECNHTLMFQEMVNRVGADVPGMPRLLRWLSPFVPLLAGPLPIPFFFGVLAGEEPIDHTQKMVLREGKALHPIMERVMAIHVAEEARHISFAHEYLRKRVPRLSRWQRFWLSVNVPIVMRVLCQAIVVPPKAFWREFDIPRSVRKELFFRSPESRKFLRDMFGDVRMLCYDTGLMNPVARLIWKLCKIDGPPSRYRSEPVRRHVVAAA; encoded by the coding sequence GTGGCTCGAACGCGCATGATGCGGCGGTGGCAGCGCAATATGGAGGTCACCGACGACGTCGAGTACGTGAGCACCCTCGCCACCCTGTCCGAGGGCTCGGTGCGGCGGAACTTCAACCCGTATACCGACATCGATTGGGACGCACCGGAGTTTGCGGTCGTCGAGAACGACGAGCGGTGGATCCTGCCGGCCACCGACCCACTCGGCCGCCACCCCTGGTACCAGGCGCAGCCGAAGGAGAAGCAGATCGCGATCGGCATGTGGCGGCAGGCCAACGTCGCCAAGGTGGGGCTGCAGTTCGAGCTCATCCTGATCCGCGGGCTGACCAACTACGCCTTCTGGGTGCCCAACGGCTCCCCGGAGTACCGCTACTGCCTGCACGAATCGGTCGAGGAGTGCAACCACACCCTGATGTTCCAGGAGATGGTCAACCGCGTCGGCGCCGACGTGCCGGGTATGCCGCGGCTGCTGCGCTGGCTCTCGCCGTTCGTCCCGCTGCTGGCCGGGCCGCTGCCGATCCCGTTCTTCTTCGGCGTGCTCGCCGGCGAGGAGCCCATCGACCACACCCAGAAGATGGTGCTGCGCGAGGGCAAGGCACTGCACCCGATCATGGAGCGGGTCATGGCGATTCACGTCGCCGAGGAGGCCCGGCACATCTCGTTCGCGCACGAGTACCTGCGCAAGCGGGTGCCGCGGTTGTCGCGCTGGCAGCGGTTCTGGCTGTCGGTCAACGTACCGATCGTCATGCGGGTGTTGTGCCAGGCGATCGTCGTGCCGCCGAAGGCGTTCTGGCGTGAGTTCGACATCCCGCGCTCGGTGCGCAAGGAGCTGTTCTTCCGGTCGCCGGAGTCGCGGAAGTTCCTGCGTGACATGTTCGGCGATGTCCGGATGCTCTGCTACGACACCGGCTTGATGAACCCGGTCGCCCGGTTGATCTGGAAGCTGTGCAAGATCGACGGACCGCCGAGCCGGTACCGCAGCGAGCCGGTCCGCCGCCACGTGGTGGCCGCGGCCTAG
- a CDS encoding DUF2530 domain-containing protein, translated as MTLLPPPLPPALLRPEPVIAVLTVGWIVAAVAAFTVPSLHGWRPYTLAGLGVGALGTLIYLWQRRAVRRGSRGAQNGLE; from the coding sequence ATGACGCTGCTGCCACCGCCGCTGCCGCCGGCCCTGCTGCGACCCGAGCCGGTGATCGCCGTGCTCACCGTGGGCTGGATCGTCGCCGCGGTGGCGGCTTTCACCGTGCCGTCGCTGCATGGCTGGCGCCCCTACACGCTGGCCGGCCTCGGGGTGGGCGCCCTTGGCACGTTGATCTATCTGTGGCAACGTCGGGCTGTGCGCCGCGGCTCCCGCGGTGCGCAGAACGGACTCGAGTGA
- a CDS encoding YccF domain-containing protein produces the protein MRLVLNVIWLIFGGVWLAAGYLLAALICFVLIITIPFGFAALRIASFALWPFGRTIVDKPGTRPGALIGNIIWVIFLGIPLAVGHVITAVAQALTIVGIPLALANLKLIPVSLVPLGKEIVPVDSVNRPMGAVP, from the coding sequence ATGCGCCTGGTCCTGAACGTCATCTGGTTGATCTTCGGCGGCGTGTGGCTCGCGGCGGGCTACCTGCTGGCCGCGCTGATCTGCTTCGTCCTGATCATCACCATCCCGTTCGGGTTCGCCGCGCTGCGCATCGCGTCCTTCGCGCTGTGGCCGTTCGGCCGCACGATCGTCGACAAACCCGGCACCCGCCCCGGGGCGCTGATCGGCAACATCATCTGGGTCATCTTCCTGGGGATCCCGCTGGCGGTCGGTCACGTGATCACCGCGGTGGCACAGGCCCTGACCATCGTCGGCATCCCGCTGGCGCTGGCCAACCTCAAGCTCATCCCCGTCTCGCTGGTGCCGCTGGGCAAGGAGATCGTGCCGGTCGATTCCGTCAACCGGCCGATGGGAGCCGTGCCGTGA
- a CDS encoding DUF3027 domain-containing protein yields MDSTTDTADRRDTEAVLLGAVELARSAIVEFSGEETVGEYLGATLEDSTAATHRFLAIMPGYRGWQWAVVVAASPGADHATISEVVMVPGPTALLAPKWVPWQDRIRPGDLGPGDLLAPAVDDPRLVPGYLASGDPAVDEVAREVGFGRRQVLSPYGRSAAAQRWHDGEYGPNAPMARATKRVCRDCGFYVPLSGSLGLMFGVCANEYSADGHVVDAEYGCGAHSDTPQPPGSGSPLFDPYDDGVLELTELGDRGAD; encoded by the coding sequence ATGGACAGCACGACCGACACCGCTGACCGCCGCGACACCGAAGCGGTGTTGCTGGGCGCCGTCGAGTTGGCGCGCTCGGCGATCGTCGAGTTCAGCGGCGAGGAGACGGTCGGCGAATACCTCGGGGCCACCCTGGAGGACTCCACCGCGGCCACCCACCGGTTTCTCGCCATCATGCCCGGTTACCGGGGCTGGCAGTGGGCCGTCGTGGTGGCCGCCTCACCCGGTGCCGACCACGCCACCATCAGCGAGGTGGTGATGGTGCCGGGACCGACGGCGTTGCTGGCGCCGAAGTGGGTGCCCTGGCAGGACCGCATCCGGCCGGGCGACCTCGGGCCCGGCGATCTGCTCGCCCCAGCGGTCGACGACCCGCGGCTGGTGCCCGGCTACCTGGCCTCCGGGGATCCGGCCGTCGACGAGGTCGCCCGCGAGGTCGGGTTCGGCCGCAGACAGGTGCTCAGCCCGTACGGGCGATCGGCGGCCGCCCAGCGGTGGCACGACGGCGAGTACGGCCCCAACGCGCCGATGGCCCGCGCCACCAAGCGGGTGTGCCGTGACTGCGGTTTCTATGTGCCGCTGTCCGGTTCGCTGGGGCTGATGTTCGGGGTGTGCGCCAACGAGTACTCCGCCGACGGTCACGTCGTCGACGCGGAATACGGTTGCGGGGCGCACTCGGACACCCCGCAACCCCCCGGCAGCGGTTCGCCGCTGTTCGACCCCTACGACGACGGTGTGCTCGAGTTGACCGAGCTCGGCGACCGCGGGGCCGACTAG